A window of the Cucurbita pepo subsp. pepo cultivar mu-cu-16 chromosome LG01, ASM280686v2, whole genome shotgun sequence genome harbors these coding sequences:
- the LOC111789140 gene encoding inositol hexakisphosphate and diphosphoinositol-pentakisphosphate kinase VIP2-like isoform X2 yields the protein MGNMEVELEENDVQEKKIRIGVCVMVKKVSSSPMRQILDRLEAFGEFEIIVFGDKVILEDPIERWPDCDCLIAFYSSGYPLEKVEEYAALRKPFLVNELEPQYLLHDRRKVYQRLETFGISVPSYALVNREVPYQEVEYFVEEEDFIEVNGNRFWKPFVEKPVDGDDHSIMIYYPSSAGGGMKELFRKVGNRSSEFHPEVRRVRREGSYIYEEFMPTGGTDVKVYTVGPEYAHAEARKSPVVDGVVMRNPDGKEVRYPVLLTPAEKQMARDVCRAFRQAVCGFDLLRCEGRSYVCDVNGWSFVKNSHKYYDDAACLLRKMFLDAKAPHLSSAIPPTLPWKVNEQIQVSEGLTRQGSGIIGTFGQSEELRCVIVVIRHGDRTPKQKVKLKVTEEKLLNLMLKYNGGRPRSETKLKSAVQLQDLLDATRMLVPRTRPDRESDSEAEDFEHAEKLRQVKAVLEEGGHFSGIYRKVQLKPLKWVKVTKSNGEEEERPVEALMVLKYGGVLTHAGRKQAEELGRYFRNNMYPGEGTGLLRLHSTYRHDLKIYSSDEGRVQMSAAAFAKGLLDLEGQLTPILVSLVSKDSSMLDGLDNASTEMEEAKARLNEIITSGAKITHSNSLAESPWMTDGAGLPSNAFDLLPKLVKLTKKVTEQVRCLAKDEDEEITEASLYDIVLPYDQAKALGKTNIDIDRIAAGLPCGSEGFLLMYARWRKLERDLYNERKDRFDITQIPDVYDSCKYDLLHNAHLNLEGLDELFQVAQLLADGVIPNEYGINPKQKLKIGSKIARRLLGKILIDLRNAREEAIEVADSKSHQDHSRLTEKKDVDNLLKPSSKNEDMRKSNTPSEISMDPDDDDDKETKYRLDPNYANVKTPERHVRTRLYFTSESHIHSLMNVIRYCNLDESLVGEDSLACHSALERLHKTKELDYMSYIVLRMFENTEVALEDPKRFRIELTFSRGADLSPLEKNDSEATSLHQEHTLPIMGPERLQEVGSCLTLEKMETMMRPFAMPAEDFPPPSTPAGFSGYFSKSAAVLERLANLWPFHKHSTNGK from the exons ATGGGAAATATGGAGGTGGAACTGGAAGAGAATGATGTTCAGGAAAAGAAGATTAGGATTGGAGTTTGCGTGATGGTAAAGAAG GTGTCCTCGTCGCCAATGAGACAGATATTAGATAGATTGGAGGCCTTTGGTGAATTTGAG ATAATAGTATTTGGAGACAAGGTCATTCTTGAAGATCCAATAGAGAG ATGGCCAGATTGTGATTGCTTGATTGCCTTTTACTCCAGTGGCTATCCATTGGAGAAGGTTGAAGAGTATGCTGCTCTTCGCAA ACCCTTTTTGGTAAATGAGTTGGAACCACAATACCTTCTTCATGACCGAAGGAAGGTTTACCAG CGCCTCGAAACGTTTGGAATTTCTGTTCCAAGCTATGCCCTTGTGAATAGAGAAGTGCCATACCAGGAGGTGGAGTATTTTGTTGAGGAAGAAGACTTCATTGAGGTTAATGGTAACCGATTTTGGAAGCCATTTGTGGAGAAGCCTGTTGATG GGGATGATCATAGCATAATGATATATTACCCCAGTTCAGCTGGTGGCGGTATGAAGGAATTGTTTAGGAAG GTTGGAAATCGATCGAGTGAGTTTCATCCAGAGGTTAGAAGAGTAAGGCGTGAAGGctcatatatatatgaagAATTTATGCCAACTGGAGGAACAGATGTCAAG GTTTACACTGTTGGTCCTGAATATGCCCATGCCGAGGCACGCAAATCTCCCGTTGTTGATGGCGTTGTTATGAGAAATCCTGATGGAAAAGAA GTGAGATATCCTGTACTCTTGACTCCTGCCGAGAAGCAAATGGCTAGAGATGTTTGTCGTGCATTTAGGCAAGCG GTTTGTGGATTTGATCTTCTACGATGTGAGGGCCGCTCATATGTTTGTGATGTAAATGGATGGAGTTTCGTTAAGAACTCTCACAA GTATTATGATGATGCCGCTTGTCTTCTCCGAAAGATGTTTTTAGATGCAAAAGCTCCCCATCTTTCTTCAGCTATTCCTCCCACTTTACCATGGAAAGTCAATGAACAAATTCAGGTCTCTGAAGGATTGACTCGTCAGGGAAGTGGTATTATTGGAACATTTGGCCAGTCTGAGGAATTACGATGTGTAATTGTTGTCATTCGGCA TGGTGATAGAACTCCCAAACAGAAGGTGAAATTGAAGGTTACCGAGGAAAAGCTACTCAACTTGATGTTGAAGTATAATGGAGGGCGTCCAAGATCTGAG acaaaattaaaaagtgcTGTGCAGTTGCAGGATCTACTAGATGCCACCAGAATGCTTGTACCTCGTACTAG ACCAGATCGAGAAAGTGATAGTGAAGCAGAAGACTTTGAGCATGCAGAGAAGCTTCGTCAAGTTAAAGCAGTGCTTGAGGAG GGTGGGCATTTCTCTGGTATCTATAGGAAGGTTCAGCTGAAGCCACTAAAATGGGTTAAAGTTACAAAAAGTAATGGTGAAGAGGAAGAACGGCCTGTGGAAGCTCTCATGGTTCTTAAATATGGAGGCGTTCTTACACACGCGGGCCGGAAACAG GCTGAAGAACTTGGAAGATATTTTCGCAACAACATGTATCCAG GTGAAGGTACAGGTCTGCTTCGCCTCCATAGTACATATAGgcatgatttaaaaatttatagctCAGACGAGGGCCGCGTTCAG ATGTCGGCAGCTGCATTTGCCAAGGGTCTCCTCGACCTAGAAGGTCAATTAACGCCAATCCTG GTTTCCCTTGTTAGCAAGGACTCCTCCATGTTGGACGGACTTGACAATGCCAGTACAGAGATGGAGGAAGCCAAG GCAAGGTTGAATGAGATCATAACATCGGGTGCAAAGATAACTCACAGCAACAGTTTAGCGGAATCACCATGGATGACTGATGGAGCAGGACTGCCTTCCAATGCCTTTGACCTTCTACCCAAATtg GTAAAATTGACTAAGAAGGTCACTGAACAAGTGAGATGCCTTGccaaagatgaagatgaagagattACAGAGGCAAGTTTGTACGACATAGTTCTACCTTATGATCAAGCAAAGGCCCTCGGTAAGACCAATATTGATATTGATCGTATTGCTGCTGGATTACCTTGTGGCAGCGAGGGATTTCTTCTCATGTATGCTCGCTGGAGAAAACTTGAAAGAGACTTGTATAATGAACGGAAAGA TCGCTTTGATATAACACAAATCCCTGATGTTTATGACTCGTGCAA ATACGATCTCTTACATAATGCCCATCTTAATCTGGAAGGATTGGATGAGCTCTTCCAAGTTGCTCAG TTACTTGCAGACGGTGTCATACCAAATGAGTATGGGATAAATCCAAAGCAGAAATTGAAGATTGGCTCAAAG ATTGCTCGCCGTTTGCTGggtaaaattttgattgatcTTCGGAATGCTCGTGAAGAAGCAATTGAAGTTGCAGATTCAAAGAGTCATCAAGACCATTCGAGGTTAACTGAAAAGAAAGATGTAGACAATCTATTGAAGCCTAGCAGTAAGAATGAGGACATGAGAAAATCTAACACACCAAGTGAAATATCGATGGACccagatgatgatgatgataaagaGACCAAATATCGCTTGGATCCAAA TTATGCTAATGTAAAGACTCCTGAACGCCATGTTAGGACGCGGCTTTACTTTACGTCA GAATCGCATATCCATTCTTTGATGAATGTGATCCGTTACTGTAACCTTGATGAATCTCTTGTTGGAGAGGATAGCCTTGCCTGCCATAGTGCTTTGGAACGGTTGCATAAAACCAAGGAGCTTGATTATATGAGTTATATTGTACTCAGAATGTTCGAGAACACAGAG GTGGCTTTAGAAGATCCTAAAAGGTTTCGCATAGAGTTGACATTCAGCCGTGGTGCAGACCTGTCCCCCTTAGAG AAAAACGATAGTGAAGCAACGTCATTGCATCAGGAACATACGCTGCCAATAATGGGCCCAGAGAGGCTGCAAGAAGTGGGATCGTGCCTAACGctagaaaaaatggaaacaatGATGCGTCCTTTTGCAATGCCAGCTGAAGATTTTCCTCCGCCATCAACCCCTGCTGGCTTCTCGGGTTACTTCTCGAAAAGTGCCGCAGTACTCGAGCGTCTGGCAAACCTTTGGCCTTTCCATAAACACTCTACTAATGGAAAGTAA
- the LOC111789140 gene encoding inositol hexakisphosphate and diphosphoinositol-pentakisphosphate kinase VIP2-like isoform X1 → MGNMEVELEENDVQEKKIRIGVCVMVKKVKCDAKLNHVSSSPMRQILDRLEAFGEFEIIVFGDKVILEDPIERWPDCDCLIAFYSSGYPLEKVEEYAALRKPFLVNELEPQYLLHDRRKVYQRLETFGISVPSYALVNREVPYQEVEYFVEEEDFIEVNGNRFWKPFVEKPVDGDDHSIMIYYPSSAGGGMKELFRKVGNRSSEFHPEVRRVRREGSYIYEEFMPTGGTDVKVYTVGPEYAHAEARKSPVVDGVVMRNPDGKEVRYPVLLTPAEKQMARDVCRAFRQAVCGFDLLRCEGRSYVCDVNGWSFVKNSHKYYDDAACLLRKMFLDAKAPHLSSAIPPTLPWKVNEQIQVSEGLTRQGSGIIGTFGQSEELRCVIVVIRHGDRTPKQKVKLKVTEEKLLNLMLKYNGGRPRSETKLKSAVQLQDLLDATRMLVPRTRPDRESDSEAEDFEHAEKLRQVKAVLEEGGHFSGIYRKVQLKPLKWVKVTKSNGEEEERPVEALMVLKYGGVLTHAGRKQAEELGRYFRNNMYPGEGTGLLRLHSTYRHDLKIYSSDEGRVQMSAAAFAKGLLDLEGQLTPILVSLVSKDSSMLDGLDNASTEMEEAKARLNEIITSGAKITHSNSLAESPWMTDGAGLPSNAFDLLPKLVKLTKKVTEQVRCLAKDEDEEITEASLYDIVLPYDQAKALGKTNIDIDRIAAGLPCGSEGFLLMYARWRKLERDLYNERKDRFDITQIPDVYDSCKYDLLHNAHLNLEGLDELFQVAQLLADGVIPNEYGINPKQKLKIGSKIARRLLGKILIDLRNAREEAIEVADSKSHQDHSRLTEKKDVDNLLKPSSKNEDMRKSNTPSEISMDPDDDDDKETKYRLDPNYANVKTPERHVRTRLYFTSESHIHSLMNVIRYCNLDESLVGEDSLACHSALERLHKTKELDYMSYIVLRMFENTEVALEDPKRFRIELTFSRGADLSPLEKNDSEATSLHQEHTLPIMGPERLQEVGSCLTLEKMETMMRPFAMPAEDFPPPSTPAGFSGYFSKSAAVLERLANLWPFHKHSTNGK, encoded by the exons ATGGGAAATATGGAGGTGGAACTGGAAGAGAATGATGTTCAGGAAAAGAAGATTAGGATTGGAGTTTGCGTGATGGTAAAGAAGGTGAAATGCGACGCCAAGCTTAATCAT GTGTCCTCGTCGCCAATGAGACAGATATTAGATAGATTGGAGGCCTTTGGTGAATTTGAG ATAATAGTATTTGGAGACAAGGTCATTCTTGAAGATCCAATAGAGAG ATGGCCAGATTGTGATTGCTTGATTGCCTTTTACTCCAGTGGCTATCCATTGGAGAAGGTTGAAGAGTATGCTGCTCTTCGCAA ACCCTTTTTGGTAAATGAGTTGGAACCACAATACCTTCTTCATGACCGAAGGAAGGTTTACCAG CGCCTCGAAACGTTTGGAATTTCTGTTCCAAGCTATGCCCTTGTGAATAGAGAAGTGCCATACCAGGAGGTGGAGTATTTTGTTGAGGAAGAAGACTTCATTGAGGTTAATGGTAACCGATTTTGGAAGCCATTTGTGGAGAAGCCTGTTGATG GGGATGATCATAGCATAATGATATATTACCCCAGTTCAGCTGGTGGCGGTATGAAGGAATTGTTTAGGAAG GTTGGAAATCGATCGAGTGAGTTTCATCCAGAGGTTAGAAGAGTAAGGCGTGAAGGctcatatatatatgaagAATTTATGCCAACTGGAGGAACAGATGTCAAG GTTTACACTGTTGGTCCTGAATATGCCCATGCCGAGGCACGCAAATCTCCCGTTGTTGATGGCGTTGTTATGAGAAATCCTGATGGAAAAGAA GTGAGATATCCTGTACTCTTGACTCCTGCCGAGAAGCAAATGGCTAGAGATGTTTGTCGTGCATTTAGGCAAGCG GTTTGTGGATTTGATCTTCTACGATGTGAGGGCCGCTCATATGTTTGTGATGTAAATGGATGGAGTTTCGTTAAGAACTCTCACAA GTATTATGATGATGCCGCTTGTCTTCTCCGAAAGATGTTTTTAGATGCAAAAGCTCCCCATCTTTCTTCAGCTATTCCTCCCACTTTACCATGGAAAGTCAATGAACAAATTCAGGTCTCTGAAGGATTGACTCGTCAGGGAAGTGGTATTATTGGAACATTTGGCCAGTCTGAGGAATTACGATGTGTAATTGTTGTCATTCGGCA TGGTGATAGAACTCCCAAACAGAAGGTGAAATTGAAGGTTACCGAGGAAAAGCTACTCAACTTGATGTTGAAGTATAATGGAGGGCGTCCAAGATCTGAG acaaaattaaaaagtgcTGTGCAGTTGCAGGATCTACTAGATGCCACCAGAATGCTTGTACCTCGTACTAG ACCAGATCGAGAAAGTGATAGTGAAGCAGAAGACTTTGAGCATGCAGAGAAGCTTCGTCAAGTTAAAGCAGTGCTTGAGGAG GGTGGGCATTTCTCTGGTATCTATAGGAAGGTTCAGCTGAAGCCACTAAAATGGGTTAAAGTTACAAAAAGTAATGGTGAAGAGGAAGAACGGCCTGTGGAAGCTCTCATGGTTCTTAAATATGGAGGCGTTCTTACACACGCGGGCCGGAAACAG GCTGAAGAACTTGGAAGATATTTTCGCAACAACATGTATCCAG GTGAAGGTACAGGTCTGCTTCGCCTCCATAGTACATATAGgcatgatttaaaaatttatagctCAGACGAGGGCCGCGTTCAG ATGTCGGCAGCTGCATTTGCCAAGGGTCTCCTCGACCTAGAAGGTCAATTAACGCCAATCCTG GTTTCCCTTGTTAGCAAGGACTCCTCCATGTTGGACGGACTTGACAATGCCAGTACAGAGATGGAGGAAGCCAAG GCAAGGTTGAATGAGATCATAACATCGGGTGCAAAGATAACTCACAGCAACAGTTTAGCGGAATCACCATGGATGACTGATGGAGCAGGACTGCCTTCCAATGCCTTTGACCTTCTACCCAAATtg GTAAAATTGACTAAGAAGGTCACTGAACAAGTGAGATGCCTTGccaaagatgaagatgaagagattACAGAGGCAAGTTTGTACGACATAGTTCTACCTTATGATCAAGCAAAGGCCCTCGGTAAGACCAATATTGATATTGATCGTATTGCTGCTGGATTACCTTGTGGCAGCGAGGGATTTCTTCTCATGTATGCTCGCTGGAGAAAACTTGAAAGAGACTTGTATAATGAACGGAAAGA TCGCTTTGATATAACACAAATCCCTGATGTTTATGACTCGTGCAA ATACGATCTCTTACATAATGCCCATCTTAATCTGGAAGGATTGGATGAGCTCTTCCAAGTTGCTCAG TTACTTGCAGACGGTGTCATACCAAATGAGTATGGGATAAATCCAAAGCAGAAATTGAAGATTGGCTCAAAG ATTGCTCGCCGTTTGCTGggtaaaattttgattgatcTTCGGAATGCTCGTGAAGAAGCAATTGAAGTTGCAGATTCAAAGAGTCATCAAGACCATTCGAGGTTAACTGAAAAGAAAGATGTAGACAATCTATTGAAGCCTAGCAGTAAGAATGAGGACATGAGAAAATCTAACACACCAAGTGAAATATCGATGGACccagatgatgatgatgataaagaGACCAAATATCGCTTGGATCCAAA TTATGCTAATGTAAAGACTCCTGAACGCCATGTTAGGACGCGGCTTTACTTTACGTCA GAATCGCATATCCATTCTTTGATGAATGTGATCCGTTACTGTAACCTTGATGAATCTCTTGTTGGAGAGGATAGCCTTGCCTGCCATAGTGCTTTGGAACGGTTGCATAAAACCAAGGAGCTTGATTATATGAGTTATATTGTACTCAGAATGTTCGAGAACACAGAG GTGGCTTTAGAAGATCCTAAAAGGTTTCGCATAGAGTTGACATTCAGCCGTGGTGCAGACCTGTCCCCCTTAGAG AAAAACGATAGTGAAGCAACGTCATTGCATCAGGAACATACGCTGCCAATAATGGGCCCAGAGAGGCTGCAAGAAGTGGGATCGTGCCTAACGctagaaaaaatggaaacaatGATGCGTCCTTTTGCAATGCCAGCTGAAGATTTTCCTCCGCCATCAACCCCTGCTGGCTTCTCGGGTTACTTCTCGAAAAGTGCCGCAGTACTCGAGCGTCTGGCAAACCTTTGGCCTTTCCATAAACACTCTACTAATGGAAAGTAA
- the LOC111788330 gene encoding LOB domain-containing protein 27-like: MTMKGGTTQACASCKYQRRRCSKDCPLAPYFPADQPKMFQNAHRLFGVRNIMNILKQVPPSQKDETMTSIIYESNMRSRFPVYGCCGVLWQLHYQIQQVSEELQQVKARVSMMKDLGIADDNDVVFPVYTQQQQQQQQQQQQQYDCLGVDGNDLLFGNVNNGGVYVDNDDHNNIGSMLKELRIQQHYNDNFGINVESMLMQSNLIPAVLQHEMEISHDYDEIPFDTIADDRQSYVESQEACNSSAESTFKDVSEPSAEYLSRTDLKNAAACFSLTS; the protein is encoded by the exons ATGACCATGAAAGGAGGCACCACCCAAGCCTGCGCTTCTTGCAAATACCAACGTCGCCGCTGCTCCAAAGACTGCCCCTTGGCCCCATATTTCCCAGCCGATCAGCCCAAGATGTTTCAAAACGCCCACCGCCTCTTCGGCGTCCGCAACATCATGAACATACTTAAGCAAGTCCCCCCCTCGCAAAAGGACGAGACAATGACTTCCATTATCTACGAGTCCAACATGCGCTCTAGGTTTCCGGTTTATGGTTGTTGCGGCGTGTTGTGGCAACTCCATTATCAAATACAACAAGTGAGTGAAGAACTCCAACAAGTAAAAGCTAGGGTATCTATGATGAAGGACCTCGGGATTGCCGACGACAACGACGTCGTTTTTCCCGTTTATACACAacagcagcaacagcagcaacagcagcaacaacaacaatacgATTGTTTGGGAGTAGATGggaatgatttattatttggaAATGTGAACAATGGTGGTGTTTATGTTGATAACGATGATCATAATAATATTGGTTCCATGCTGAAGGAGTTGAGAATTCAACAACATTATAATGATAATTTTGGGATTAACGTTGAATCGATGCTAATGCAATCTAATTTGATACCCGCTGTACTGCAACATGAAATGGAAATTTCTCATGATTATGATGAAATTCCATTTGACACAATTGCAGATGATCGACAATCGTATGTTGAATCTCAAGAAGCATGTAACTCTAG TGCGGAATCGACCTTCAAAGATGTGTCGGAACCATCGGCTGAGTATCTATCGAGGACCGATCTCAAGAACGCTGCAGCTTGTTTTAGTCTAACAAGTTAA